The Apodemus sylvaticus chromosome 17, mApoSyl1.1, whole genome shotgun sequence genome contains a region encoding:
- the Mapk15 gene encoding mitogen-activated protein kinase 15: protein MCAAEVDRHVAQRYLIKRRLGKGAYGIVWKAMDRKTGEVVAIKKIFDAFRDKIDAQRTFREIMLLQEFGGHPNIIRLLDVIPAKNDRDIYLVFESMDTDLNAVIQKGRLLKDIHKRCIFYQLLRATKFIHSGRVIHRDQKPANVLLDSACRVKLCDFGLARSLSDLPEGPGGQALTEYVATRWYRAPEVLLSSPWYTPGVDMWSLGCILGEMLRGQPLFPGTSTFHQLELILETIPLPSMEELQGLGSDYSALILQNLGSRPRQTLDALLPPDTPPEALDLLKRLLAFAPDKRLSAEQALQHPYLQKFHCPDREWTRGSDVRLPVHEGDQLSAPEYRNRLYQMILERRANSRSTREEGLGVVASRAELRASPARTQPLKPGILPQVPAETPARKRGPKPQSSPGHDPELVEVRRQSSDPLFQLPPPGRGERPPGATGQPPSAPSGVKTQMRAMAPSLTSQAAAQVANQALIRSDPARGGGPRAVGARRVPSRLPREAPEPRPGRRMFGISVSQGAQGAARAALGGYSQAYGTVCRSALGRLPLLPGPRA from the exons ATGTGTGCTGCGGAGGTGGACCGTCATGTAGCCCAGAGATACCTGATCAAGCGGAGGCTTGGGAAGGGG GCCTACGGCATTGTGTGGAAGGCCATGGACCGGAAGACTGGTGAGGTAGTAGCCATCAAGAAAATCTTTGATGCCTTTAGAGACAAGATAGATGCTCAG AGGACCTTCcgtgaaatcatgcttctccag GAGTTTGGGGGCCATCCCAACATCATCCGTCTGCTTGATGTAATCCCAGCAAAGAATGACAGGGATATTTACCTGGTGTTTGAGTCCATGG ACACCGACCTGAATGCAGTCATCCAGAAGGGCAGACTACTGAAGGACATCCACAAGCGTTGCATCTTTTACCAGCTCCTGAGGGCCACCAAGTTTATCCACTCAGGGCGTGTCATCCACCGGGATCAGAAG CCAGCCAATGTCCTATTGGATTCTGCTTGCCGGGTGAAACTCTGTGACTTTGGCCTGGCACGATCCCTCAGTGACCTCCCTGAGGGGCCTGGGGGCCAGGCCCTGACAGAGTATGTGGCCACTCGCTGGTACCGAGCTCCAGAGGTGCTTCTATCTTCCCCATG GTATACCCCTGGGGTGGACATGTGGAGCTTGGGCTGCATATTGGGAGAGATGCTTCGAGGGCAGCCGCTGTTTCCGGGCACGTCTACCTTCCACCAGCTGGAGCTGATCCTGGAGACCATTCCATTGCCCTCCATGGAGG aGCTCCAGGGCCTTGGCTCAGACTACAGTGCCTTGATTCTGCAGAATCTTGGGTCCAG GCCACGGCAGACGCTGGACGCCCTCCTGCCGCCAGACACCCCCCCTGAAGCCCTGGACCTCCTCAAGCGTCTTTTGGCGTTTGCTCCGGACAAGCGGCTAAGCGCCGAGCAGGCACTGCAACACCCCTACCTGCAGAA ATTCCATTGCCCCGACCGCGAGTGGACGCGGGGGTCCGACGTGCGGCTCCCGGTGCACGAAGGAGACCAGCTCTCTGCACCAGAGTATCGCAACCGCCTGTACCAG ATGATCCTGGAGCGGAGGGCGAACAGCCGAAGCACTCGAGAGGAAGGCCTGGGGGTTGTGGCCTCGCGGGCAGAGCTCAGGGCTTCCCCAGCCCGGACGCAACCGCTCAAGCCGGGAATCCTCCCCCAGGTCCCGGCGGAGACGCCTGCGCGGAAACGCGGACCCAAACCTCAGAGTAGCCCTGGTCATGATCCCGAGCTTGTGG AAGTTCGCAGGCAGAGCTCAGACCCCCTGTTCCAACTTCCGCCGCCAGGCAGGGGGGAAAGGCCCCCAGGGGCCACAGGGCAGCCACCCTCGGCACCCTCAGGG GTGAAGACTCAAATGAGGGCGATGGCTCCCTCCCTGACTTCACAGGCCGCCGCTCAGGTGGCCAATCAGGCTCTGATCCGCAGTGATCCGGCCCGGGGCGGTGGGCCAAGGGCGGTCGGCGCGCGACGG GTCCCTTCCCGCCTACCCCGGGAGGCCCCGGAGCCCCGACCCGGCCGAAGGATGTTTGGCATCTCGGTCTCGCAGGGGGCCCAGGGCGCAGCCAGAGCTGCACTTGGCGGCTACTCCCAGGCCTACGGGACCGTGTGCCGCTCGGCGCTGGGCCGCCTGCCCCTGCTCCCCGGACCGCGTGCGTGA